From a region of the Triticum aestivum cultivar Chinese Spring chromosome 7D, IWGSC CS RefSeq v2.1, whole genome shotgun sequence genome:
- the LOC123166524 gene encoding amino acid permease 6, which produces MAREDGGADRRRVIGHGSVDDDGKPKRTGTVWTASAHIITGVIGSGVLSLPWSMAQLGWVAGSVTLFLFAVVTYYTSALLADCYRSDDAATGKRNYTYMEAVQSYLGSRQVWFCGLCQYVNLVGTAIGYTITASISAAALYKADCFHKNGHSADCGVYTTMYMAVFGISQIVFSQLPNLHEIAWLSILAAVMSFSYSAIGVGLALAQTISGPTGKTTMGGTEIGVDVTNSAQKIWLTLQALGNIAFAYSYSMVLIEIQDTVKAPPAENKTMRRANLLGISTTTAFYMLCGCLGYAAFGNAAPGNMLTGFGFYEPFWLIDFANICIVVHLIGAYQLYCQPIYAAVESWAAARWPGSDFVVRQYHPFAGGNFSVSMFKLVWRTAFVAVSTVLAILMPFFNAILGLLGALAFWPLTVYFPVEMYKRQSKVERFSKKWVVLQSLSFTCFAVTVAVTVASVQGITQSLNNYVPFKTKL; this is translated from the exons ATGGCCCGGGAAGACGGCGGTGCGGACCGTCGGCGGGTCATCGGCCATGGTTCCGTCGACGACGACGGCAAGCCCAAGAGAACAG GAACGGTGTGGACGGCGAGCGCGCACATCATAACGGGGGTGATCGGCTCCGGCGTGCTATCGCTGCCCTGGTCCATGGCGCAGCTCGGCTGGGTCGCCGGGTCGGTCACGCTTTTCCTCTTCGCCGTCGTCACGTACTACACCTCCGCGCTCCTCGCCGACTGCTACCGCAGCGACGACGCCGCCACCGGGAAGAGGAACTACACCTACATGGAGGCCGTCCAGTCCTACCTAG GTAGCAGGCAGGTGTGGTTTTGTGGCCTCTGCCAGTACGTCAATCTCGTCGGAACTGCAATTGGGTACACCATTACAGCATCGATCAGCGCCGC GGCTTTGTACAAGGCCGACTGCTTCCACAAGAACGGCCACTCTGCCGACTGCGGCGTGTACACCACCATGTACATGGCCGTGTTTGGGATCTCCCAGATCGTCTTCTCGCAGCTCCCCAACCTCCACGAGATAGCCTGGCTGTCGATCCTCGCCGCGGTCATGTCTTTCTCCTACTCCGCGATCGGCGTTGGCCTCGCCTTGGCACAGACCATATCAG GTCCTACTGGCAAGACAACAATGGGCGGCACTGAAATTGGGGTAGACGTCACTAATTCAGCCCAGAAGATATGGTTGACGTTGCAAGCGCTCGGCAACATTGCTTTCGCCTACTCATACTCCATGGTTCTCATAGAAATCCAG GACACGGTGAAGGCGCCTCCGGCCGAGAACAAGACGATGAGGAGGGCAAACCTATTGGGGATCTCCACCACCACGGCCTTCTACATGCTCTGCGGCTGCCTCGGCTACGCCGCCTTCGGCAACGCGGCGCCGGGGAACATGCTCACCGGGTTCGGCTTCTACGAGCCCTTCTGGCTCATCGACTTCGCCAACATCTGCATCGTCGTGCACCTCATCGGCGCCTACCAGCTCTACTGCCAGCCCATCTACGCCGCCGTGGAGAGCTGGGCTGCGGCGCGGTGGCCGGGCTCAGACTTCGTGGTCCGCCAGTACCATCCCTTCGCCGGCGGCAATTTCAGCGTCAGCATGTTCAAGCTGGTGTGGAGAACGGCGTTCGTCGCCGTAAGCACGGTCCTTGCCATTTTGATGCCCTTCTTCAATGCCATCCTTGGCCTCCTCGGCGCGCTCGCGTTCTGGCCGCTCACGGTGTACTtccccgtggagatgtacaaacgaCAGAGCAAAGTGGAGAGGTTTTCCAAGAAGTGGGTGGTGCTGCAGAGCCTGAGCTTCACGTGCTTTGCGGTGACGGTGGCAGTGACCGTCGCATCCGTGCAGGGGATCACCCAATCACTCAACAACTATGTGCCATTCAAGACGAAGCTGTGA